From one Polyangia bacterium genomic stretch:
- a CDS encoding NAD(P)/FAD-dependent oxidoreductase — MSMDSSDGDAVDVTDVLIIGGGPAGSTAANLLAQAGHRVRLLEKEVFPRFHIGESLLPIDLPIFARLGVSLPFDQFIRKDGADFIDEETGQAVTFTFAEGLEGTPKSAYQVERSRFDHQLLLGAERRGAEVRQGVAVAGIETDAAGARVQTRDGAVHHARYVIDATGQDALLARTNRTVQPLKGFGIAAVFRHYDGLAPAIADELYASGNIKVLLVPMGWMWLIPLAGRRLSVGIVSQQPGLSPKLLADATARSPLIERLIAGATTSEPRMIRNFSYRNRRAYGVRWGCIGDASCFLDPVFSSGVSLAMLGAEFLTDRLSPALRDGREADETLLAEHSKHMEIGYRSFAALIHRFYNHEMVRRLFFIDTRGEELRSGITSVLAGDLWRKENPFQQTLLRSAGHEAWSD, encoded by the coding sequence ATGAGCATGGACAGCAGCGACGGTGACGCGGTCGACGTCACGGACGTTCTGATCATCGGCGGCGGGCCGGCCGGATCGACGGCGGCCAACTTGCTGGCCCAGGCCGGGCACCGCGTGCGCCTGCTGGAAAAAGAGGTCTTCCCGCGCTTTCACATCGGCGAATCGCTGCTGCCCATCGACCTGCCGATTTTTGCCCGGCTGGGCGTGTCGCTGCCCTTCGACCAGTTCATCCGCAAGGACGGCGCCGACTTCATCGACGAGGAGACCGGCCAGGCGGTGACCTTCACCTTCGCCGAGGGCCTGGAAGGCACGCCGAAGAGCGCGTACCAGGTGGAACGTTCGCGCTTTGATCACCAGTTGCTCCTGGGCGCCGAACGCCGCGGCGCCGAGGTTCGCCAGGGCGTGGCGGTGGCCGGCATCGAAACCGACGCCGCCGGGGCGCGGGTGCAGACCCGCGATGGCGCCGTCCACCACGCCCGTTATGTCATCGACGCCACCGGGCAGGACGCGCTGCTGGCGCGCACCAACCGCACCGTGCAGCCGCTGAAGGGCTTCGGCATCGCGGCGGTGTTCCGCCACTACGACGGCCTCGCCCCGGCCATCGCCGACGAGCTGTACGCCAGCGGCAACATCAAGGTGCTGCTGGTGCCGATGGGCTGGATGTGGCTGATCCCGCTGGCCGGCCGGCGCTTGAGCGTCGGCATCGTCAGCCAGCAGCCCGGCCTTTCGCCCAAGCTTCTGGCCGACGCCACCGCGCGCTCGCCGCTGATTGAGCGGTTGATCGCCGGCGCCACCACCAGCGAGCCGCGCATGATTCGCAACTTCAGCTACCGCAACCGCCGCGCCTACGGCGTGCGCTGGGGCTGCATCGGCGATGCCTCGTGCTTTCTGGATCCGGTGTTCTCGTCGGGCGTGTCGCTGGCCATGCTCGGGGCCGAGTTCTTGACCGATCGCTTGAGCCCGGCCCTGCGCGACGGGCGCGAGGCCGACGAGACCTTGCTGGCCGAACATTCAAAGCACATGGAGATCGGTTACCGCAGCTTCGCCGCATTGATTCACCGCTTTTACAACCACGAGATGGTGCGGCGGCTGTTTTTCATCGACACCCGCGGCGAAGAACTTCGCTCGGGCATCACCAGCGTGCTGGCCGGTGATCTGTGGCGCAAAGAGAACCCATTTCAACAAACGCTGTTGCGATCAGCCGGGCACGAGGCCTGGTCAGACTGA
- a CDS encoding ABC transporter permease has product MWQLSLLRLREIAREPGTLFWVFGFPVLLAAALGVAFSNQSKQPVVVGVLETSPPTVDHALTAAGIDVQRLSESAARDKLRNGQVQLVVGQPPATDGKNPGGALDYRFDPMRPEARLARAVVDQALQRAAGRADPLGVTEHLVQEPGSRYIDFLVPGLIGMNVMSGSMWGLGWVIVNMRVRKVLKRLLATPMRRWQLLFSQVTARLLVIPFEVGALVIFARFIFHVQMNGSWPAFCTVVLAGALSFSGLAILVSSRAQNPETVTGLMNLVMLPMFMLSGIFFSSTRFPQALRPLVALLPLTALNDALRAVMTDGASLAALGAPMLVLAGWGLVGWLAGLRVFRWA; this is encoded by the coding sequence TTGTGGCAGCTCAGTCTCCTGCGCCTGCGCGAGATCGCGCGCGAGCCGGGCACGCTGTTCTGGGTCTTCGGTTTTCCCGTGCTGCTGGCCGCCGCGCTGGGCGTGGCGTTCAGCAACCAGAGCAAGCAGCCGGTGGTGGTCGGCGTGCTGGAGACGTCGCCGCCGACGGTGGACCATGCCCTGACCGCGGCCGGGATCGACGTGCAGCGGCTGTCGGAATCCGCGGCGCGCGACAAGCTTCGCAACGGCCAGGTGCAGCTGGTCGTCGGCCAACCGCCGGCGACGGACGGCAAGAACCCGGGCGGCGCGCTGGACTATCGGTTCGATCCGATGCGCCCCGAGGCGCGCCTGGCCCGCGCCGTCGTCGACCAGGCCTTGCAGCGGGCCGCCGGCCGCGCCGATCCGCTGGGCGTCACCGAACACCTGGTGCAAGAGCCTGGCTCTCGCTACATCGACTTTCTGGTCCCCGGCCTCATCGGCATGAACGTGATGTCCGGGTCGATGTGGGGCCTCGGCTGGGTGATCGTCAACATGCGCGTGCGCAAGGTGCTCAAGCGCCTGCTGGCCACGCCGATGCGGCGCTGGCAGCTTTTGTTCTCGCAGGTGACGGCGCGCCTGCTGGTGATTCCGTTCGAGGTGGGCGCGCTGGTCATTTTCGCGCGATTCATCTTTCACGTGCAGATGAACGGCTCGTGGCCGGCGTTCTGCACGGTGGTGCTGGCCGGCGCGCTGTCGTTCAGCGGCCTGGCCATTCTCGTTTCCAGCCGGGCGCAGAATCCCGAGACGGTCACCGGCCTCATGAACCTGGTGATGCTGCCGATGTTCATGCTGTCCGGTATTTTTTTCTCGTCGACGCGCTTTCCGCAGGCGCTGCGGCCGCTGGTGGCGCTGCTGCCGCTGACCGCGCTGAACGATGCCCTGCGCGCGGTGATGACCGACGGCGCGTCGCTGGCCGCGCTGGGCGCGCCGATGCTGGTGCTGGCCGGGTGGGGCCTGGTGGGCTGGCTGGCCGGACTGCGCGTCTTTCGGTGGGCCTGA
- a CDS encoding beta-ketoacyl synthase chain length factor, which produces MIAPVVDVLGLAVWTPGSTTAAAPAASRPAGGRARRRSSLLTQMVADVAAQAAAQAGASLGRVRVVVGSAFGELGTTVEMLGELTDGGGLSPTRFHNSVHNSAAGALSIAHENRAAAISLAAGNDTVAMALLEAMMIVRERDGDGDPVLLIVADEPLPVVLGAAAGGEPIAGALVLAAPGSSRTPLTRLTSLTAPVSTATTPAAFRPVEVDAPVAAVLPLAAAIRERRAGPILLAPPGMPGWSVTVQPGPLPP; this is translated from the coding sequence ATGATCGCGCCGGTGGTGGACGTGCTGGGCCTGGCGGTGTGGACTCCTGGGTCGACCACGGCAGCGGCACCGGCGGCCAGTCGCCCGGCGGGAGGGCGGGCGCGGCGGCGCAGCAGCTTGCTGACCCAGATGGTGGCGGACGTCGCCGCGCAGGCCGCGGCGCAAGCGGGCGCGTCGCTCGGACGGGTGCGCGTGGTGGTCGGCTCGGCGTTTGGGGAGCTCGGCACCACCGTCGAGATGCTGGGCGAGCTGACCGACGGCGGCGGGCTGTCGCCGACGCGTTTTCACAACAGCGTGCACAACAGCGCGGCCGGCGCGCTGTCGATCGCCCACGAAAACAGGGCCGCGGCGATCTCGCTGGCGGCGGGCAACGACACCGTGGCGATGGCCTTGCTGGAAGCGATGATGATCGTCCGCGAGCGCGACGGCGACGGCGACCCGGTCTTGCTGATCGTCGCCGACGAACCGCTGCCGGTGGTCCTGGGCGCCGCCGCCGGCGGCGAACCGATCGCCGGGGCGCTGGTCCTGGCGGCGCCGGGTTCATCGCGGACGCCGCTGACACGCTTGACGTCGCTGACCGCGCCCGTCTCCACCGCGACAACGCCCGCCGCCTTCCGTCCCGTCGAGGTCGACGCGCCCGTGGCGGCGGTGCTGCCGCTGGCCGCCGCCATCCGCGAACGGCGCGCCGGACCAATTTTGTTGGCCCCGCCGGGAATGCCGGGCTGGTCGGTGACCGTCCAACCGGGACCGCTGCCGCCGTGA
- the fabG gene encoding 3-oxoacyl-ACP reductase FabG, which yields MKHLALVTGASRGIGAAIAQELAAAGCAVLVNYRTQKAEAETVQARIVAAGGTASLLPFDVADRAAVDAALTPFTDGERTIDIIVNNAGIARDNSFPVMPPGDWELVTRTTLDGFFNVTRPLVMPLVRRRWGRIINISSISGQTGNRGQVNYSAAKAGLIGATRSLAQELARRHVTVNAVAPGLIDTEMLKDLPRDEAVKQIPMRRLGQAIEVAKLVRFLASDDAAYITGQVIGINGGLL from the coding sequence GTGAAGCACCTGGCCCTGGTCACCGGCGCCAGCCGCGGCATCGGCGCCGCCATCGCCCAGGAACTGGCCGCCGCCGGCTGCGCGGTGCTGGTGAATTACCGCACCCAAAAAGCCGAAGCGGAGACGGTCCAGGCCCGCATCGTCGCCGCCGGCGGCACCGCATCACTGTTGCCGTTCGACGTCGCCGATCGCGCCGCCGTCGACGCCGCGCTGACCCCCTTCACCGACGGCGAGCGAACCATCGACATCATCGTCAACAACGCCGGCATCGCGCGCGACAACTCGTTCCCGGTCATGCCGCCTGGCGATTGGGAGCTGGTCACGCGCACCACCCTGGACGGTTTTTTCAACGTCACGCGGCCGCTGGTGATGCCGCTCGTGCGCCGGCGCTGGGGACGGATCATCAACATCTCGTCGATCTCGGGGCAGACGGGTAACCGCGGGCAGGTGAATTATTCGGCGGCCAAGGCCGGATTGATCGGGGCCACGCGGTCGCTGGCGCAAGAGCTGGCCAGGCGCCACGTCACCGTCAACGCCGTGGCGCCCGGTCTCATCGACACCGAGATGCTGAAAGATCTGCCGCGCGACGAAGCGGTGAAGCAAATTCCCATGCGGCGCCTGGGGCAAGCGATCGAGGTGGCCAAGCTGGTGCGATTTTTGGCCAGCGACGATGCGGCATACATCACCGGTCAGGTGATCGGCATAAACGGAGGTCTTCTGTGA
- a CDS encoding DUF3261 domain-containing protein, with translation MARALRIGALIVVAAAASGCAHHRPPPPLTTGEPPPTAADLPLPDRIPGDLTLRQKLTAQSAKGGGSFETILQKRPDLLRVLGLTPFGTRAFLLEQRGHQVTFTSYIPRELPFPPTFMLLDIHRVFDVWLDGPPPTDGDRSGTVGAEQISERWQGGRLVQRTFNRTLARPPAAVTITYTGQISPGVAADIVVANDRYGYRLSIHSVPAGN, from the coding sequence ATGGCGCGGGCGCTCCGGATTGGCGCGCTGATCGTCGTCGCGGCGGCGGCCAGCGGTTGCGCGCACCATCGGCCGCCGCCCCCGTTGACCACCGGCGAGCCGCCCCCCACTGCCGCTGATCTTCCCCTGCCCGATCGCATCCCGGGCGACCTGACCCTGCGCCAAAAATTGACCGCCCAGTCGGCCAAGGGCGGCGGCAGCTTCGAGACCATCCTGCAAAAACGGCCCGATCTGCTGCGCGTGCTGGGCCTGACGCCGTTCGGCACGCGGGCGTTCTTGCTGGAGCAGCGCGGACATCAGGTGACGTTCACCTCGTACATCCCGCGCGAGCTGCCGTTTCCGCCGACGTTCATGCTGCTGGACATCCATCGCGTGTTCGATGTCTGGCTGGACGGACCGCCGCCCACCGACGGCGACCGCAGCGGCACCGTCGGTGCCGAACAGATCAGCGAACGCTGGCAAGGCGGGAGGCTGGTCCAGCGGACCTTCAACCGCACCCTGGCGCGGCCGCCGGCCGCGGTCACCATCACCTACACCGGACAAATCTCGCCCGGCGTCGCGGCCGACATCGTGGTGGCCAACGATCGCTACGGCTACCGTCTATCGATCCACAGTGTGCCGGCCGGCAATTAA
- a CDS encoding beta-ketoacyl-ACP synthase codes for MSTARVFVTGIGVTSPIGHDLATVTAALKSGRHGIVTMKEWDQIAGLGTRLAAVADAPISHYTRKQVRTMGRVAILATYATEQAVKDAGLAPEIVQSDATGLAYGSTHGSSASTEEFCRKVFERRGFQGIAASTYLKFMSNTTTVNLAQYFGIRGRVLSTCSACTSGSHAIGQGYETIKHGYHEVMLCGGAEEMHFSHAGIFDILYATSTLYNHRPDASPRPFDAARDGLVVGEGAGTLVLESEAHARRRGARVYGEVIGFGASCDGEHVTMPSIDGMASAMRKSLADAGVGPGEIDYINAHGTGTEAGDIAESHATLKVLGPDVPLSSTKGHTGHTLGACGALESAFCLSLMHEKFVPPTRNLEAVDPRCAPLNFVRGEAQAKAKMDVVMNNNFAFGGINTSLIFRKMT; via the coding sequence GTGAGCACTGCGCGTGTGTTCGTCACCGGCATCGGCGTGACGTCGCCCATCGGACACGATCTGGCGACGGTCACGGCGGCGCTGAAAAGTGGACGACATGGCATCGTCACCATGAAGGAGTGGGATCAGATCGCCGGACTGGGCACACGGCTGGCGGCGGTGGCCGACGCGCCGATCAGTCATTACACGCGCAAGCAGGTTCGCACCATGGGCCGCGTCGCCATCCTGGCCACCTACGCCACCGAGCAGGCGGTGAAGGACGCCGGATTGGCGCCCGAGATCGTGCAATCCGACGCGACCGGGCTGGCCTACGGATCGACGCACGGCTCGTCGGCGTCGACGGAAGAATTTTGCCGCAAGGTCTTCGAGCGCCGCGGCTTCCAGGGCATCGCCGCCAGCACGTATTTGAAGTTCATGAGCAACACCACCACGGTGAACCTGGCCCAGTACTTCGGCATCCGCGGGCGCGTGCTGTCGACCTGTTCGGCGTGCACCAGCGGCAGCCACGCCATCGGCCAAGGGTACGAGACCATCAAGCACGGCTATCACGAGGTCATGTTGTGCGGCGGCGCCGAGGAGATGCACTTTTCGCACGCCGGCATCTTCGACATCCTTTACGCCACGTCCACCCTGTACAACCACCGCCCCGACGCCAGCCCGCGCCCGTTCGACGCCGCTCGCGACGGGCTGGTGGTGGGCGAAGGGGCCGGCACGCTGGTGCTCGAAAGCGAGGCGCACGCTCGACGGCGCGGCGCCCGCGTCTACGGCGAGGTGATCGGCTTTGGCGCCAGCTGCGACGGTGAACACGTCACCATGCCGTCCATTGACGGGATGGCCTCGGCGATGCGCAAGTCGCTGGCCGACGCCGGCGTCGGGCCCGGCGAGATCGACTACATCAACGCGCACGGCACCGGCACCGAAGCCGGCGACATCGCCGAGAGCCACGCCACGCTGAAGGTGCTGGGACCTGACGTCCCGCTGAGTTCAACCAAGGGCCACACCGGCCACACGCTGGGCGCGTGCGGCGCGCTGGAGTCGGCCTTCTGCTTGTCGCTGATGCACGAAAAATTCGTCCCGCCCACCCGCAATCTGGAAGCCGTCGACCCGCGCTGCGCGCCGCTGAACTTCGTACGCGGCGAGGCGCAGGCCAAAGCCAAGATGGATGTCGTCATGAACAACAACTTTGCCTTTGGTGGCATCAACACGTCGCTGATCTTCCGGAAGATGACCTGA
- a CDS encoding alpha/beta hydrolase, translated as MTTRRACTATLALWAAALIGCGEARPLLRTRPDDHPGPVDPEVARLPNVRGHFIPDEVFGGTMYALTAGPSRPSPTAPPLFLVHGLGDKGVRDFYPLLPTLAAQRTVVLFDLPGFGRSTRANAEYTPDRYAAVLARLIDRYAGGRVDVLGHSMGGAIALLHASMYPQQVRRLVVIDAAGILNHEALLSHQVHRATDLTARFFPKLAEWALDKAAAVMDEGRKLDAATELIMQFGPLRQQVLRGDPGAIAALGLVLQNFGPVLEKIQAPTALIWGAEDNVAPLRTGQLLVDRLPRARLTVLDGVGHVPMEEAPARLLALIEGHLMAPDNPLLAAPPPAALAARGDVTCHGQADVFFGPGLYGTIVLEDCARVTLEDVRADKLVLRRSSARAVHAVVSGGVVAQASELMMTGGQVRGAVALELDDSQLDLAGVAVTATEQPYRLGPGSRLLFSVCPLQTPAGLTYLQGFYGGPPAPPAPAHP; from the coding sequence ATGACGACGCGACGGGCCTGCACAGCGACGCTGGCTTTGTGGGCGGCGGCGCTCATTGGGTGCGGCGAGGCGCGGCCGCTCTTGCGCACGCGGCCGGACGATCATCCCGGGCCGGTGGATCCCGAAGTGGCGCGGCTGCCCAACGTGCGTGGCCATTTCATTCCCGACGAGGTCTTCGGCGGCACGATGTACGCGCTGACCGCCGGGCCGTCGCGCCCGTCGCCGACGGCGCCGCCGCTGTTTCTGGTGCACGGGCTGGGCGACAAAGGGGTGCGCGATTTTTATCCGCTGCTGCCGACACTGGCGGCGCAGCGGACGGTGGTGCTGTTCGATCTGCCGGGGTTCGGGCGCTCGACGCGGGCCAACGCTGAATACACCCCGGATCGCTACGCGGCCGTGCTGGCCCGGCTGATTGATCGCTATGCCGGTGGGCGGGTCGACGTGCTGGGGCATTCGATGGGCGGAGCGATCGCGCTTTTGCACGCGTCGATGTATCCGCAGCAGGTGCGCCGGTTGGTGGTCATCGACGCCGCCGGCATCTTGAACCACGAAGCATTGCTGTCGCACCAGGTTCATCGCGCCACCGATCTCACGGCGCGCTTTTTCCCCAAGCTGGCCGAGTGGGCCCTGGACAAGGCGGCGGCGGTGATGGACGAGGGCCGCAAGCTGGACGCCGCCACCGAGCTCATCATGCAGTTCGGGCCGCTGCGCCAGCAAGTGCTGCGCGGTGATCCGGGGGCCATCGCTGCGCTGGGGTTGGTGCTGCAAAACTTCGGGCCGGTGCTGGAAAAGATCCAGGCGCCGACCGCGTTGATCTGGGGCGCGGAGGACAACGTGGCTCCGCTGCGCACCGGGCAACTTCTGGTCGATCGCTTGCCGCGCGCGCGGTTGACCGTGCTGGACGGCGTCGGCCACGTTCCGATGGAAGAGGCGCCGGCGCGGTTGCTGGCTTTGATCGAAGGTCACCTCATGGCGCCCGACAACCCCCTGTTGGCGGCGCCGCCACCGGCCGCGCTGGCGGCGCGCGGGGACGTCACCTGCCACGGGCAGGCCGATGTCTTTTTTGGCCCGGGGCTTTACGGCACGATCGTCCTGGAAGACTGCGCCCGGGTCACCTTGGAGGACGTGCGCGCGGACAAGCTGGTGCTGCGCCGGAGCAGCGCCCGCGCGGTGCACGCCGTGGTCAGCGGCGGCGTGGTGGCGCAGGCGTCCGAATTGATGATGACCGGCGGTCAGGTGAGGGGGGCGGTGGCGCTGGAGCTCGACGACAGCCAGCTTGACCTGGCCGGCGTGGCGGTCACGGCCACGGAGCAGCCGTATCGCCTGGGGCCGGGCAGCCGGCTCTTGTTTTCGGTCTGCCCGTTGCAGACGCCGGCCGGCCTCACCTATTTACAAGGTTTTTACGGCGGGCCGCCGGCGCCGCCGGCCCCGGCCCACCCCTGA
- a CDS encoding nucleotidyl transferase AbiEii/AbiGii toxin family protein: MDRDLIAELFRALAREGVRYKVVGGIALNLHGLVRATEDLDLVVDPQPQNVERLKAALGSVFSDPEIEKISAEDLVGEYPAIQYVPPAGGFSIDILARLGEAFDFEAIESESADVDGTAVPVATRGCCIA, translated from the coding sequence ATGGATCGCGACCTCATCGCCGAGCTATTTCGCGCCCTCGCGCGCGAGGGGGTGCGCTACAAGGTGGTGGGGGGGATTGCTCTCAATCTCCACGGTCTGGTCAGGGCCACCGAAGACCTGGACCTCGTCGTCGATCCGCAGCCTCAGAACGTGGAACGCCTGAAAGCGGCGCTGGGCTCGGTTTTCAGCGATCCCGAGATTGAGAAGATATCGGCGGAGGATCTGGTGGGCGAATACCCGGCGATCCAATACGTTCCCCCGGCGGGCGGATTTTCAATCGACATACTGGCGCGGCTTGGAGAGGCATTCGATTTTGAAGCCATCGAATCGGAGAGCGCAGATGTGGACGGAACGGCTGTTCCGGTGGCGACCCGCGGATGTTGTATCGCATGA
- a CDS encoding beta-ketoacyl-ACP synthase codes for MTGGDSDRRPTRAYAVTAYAAVNALGTSTRQVIAALGAGRSGVRACPLEVPFTAPTGAVADPLPALPARLAAHDSRTARLAVAGLAEILPAIARAVAGRGAGRVALVVGTTTAGLGRTEQAYGVFRRTGALPVDYDVHRQHSFGSLIEAVRVTAGIGGPAYVVSTACSASAKAIASAQRLLDNDVADAVIVGGVDGLCQITLRGFHSLDILSDEACRPFSTARKGINLGEGAAYLLLERDGDAATALLGSGESSDAYHMTAPHPEGQGARAAMAGALAQAGLHPTEIDHINAHSPGTRQNDLSEGKAITSLFGGEVPVASTKGYTGHLLGAGGVTEAIFAMVAVEQGWIPASMGADPVDAALGLNVPTRRMERCCRAVLSNSFAFGGNNVSVIFGRAA; via the coding sequence ATGACCGGGGGCGACAGCGATCGGCGGCCGACGCGTGCGTACGCGGTGACGGCCTATGCGGCGGTGAACGCCCTGGGAACGTCCACGCGTCAGGTGATCGCCGCGCTCGGCGCCGGCCGCTCGGGGGTGCGGGCCTGCCCGCTGGAGGTTCCGTTCACCGCCCCGACGGGTGCCGTGGCTGATCCGTTGCCGGCCCTGCCGGCGCGGCTGGCGGCGCATGACAGCCGAACGGCGCGACTGGCGGTGGCTGGCCTGGCGGAAATCTTGCCGGCGATCGCGCGCGCCGTCGCTGGTCGGGGGGCCGGCCGGGTCGCGCTGGTGGTCGGCACCACCACCGCGGGTCTGGGCCGCACCGAGCAGGCGTACGGCGTTTTTCGGCGCACCGGCGCGTTGCCGGTGGACTACGACGTTCACCGCCAGCACTCGTTCGGCAGCTTGATCGAAGCGGTGCGGGTGACAGCGGGCATCGGCGGGCCGGCGTATGTGGTCTCAACGGCGTGTTCGGCCAGCGCCAAGGCCATCGCCAGCGCCCAGCGCTTGCTGGACAACGACGTCGCGGACGCAGTGATCGTCGGCGGCGTCGACGGGCTTTGCCAGATCACCCTGCGCGGGTTCCACAGCCTGGACATTCTCAGCGACGAAGCCTGCCGGCCGTTCAGCACCGCCCGCAAAGGCATCAACCTGGGCGAAGGCGCGGCGTACCTGCTGCTGGAGCGCGACGGCGACGCGGCGACGGCGCTGCTGGGCAGCGGCGAATCGTCGGACGCCTACCACATGACGGCGCCGCACCCGGAGGGCCAGGGCGCGCGCGCAGCGATGGCCGGCGCGCTGGCGCAAGCGGGCCTGCACCCGACGGAGATCGACCACATCAACGCGCACAGCCCGGGCACGCGGCAAAACGATCTGTCGGAAGGCAAGGCCATCACCTCGCTGTTCGGCGGCGAGGTGCCGGTGGCGTCGACGAAGGGCTACACCGGCCATCTGCTGGGCGCGGGCGGCGTCACCGAGGCCATCTTCGCCATGGTCGCCGTCGAGCAAGGCTGGATCCCGGCCAGCATGGGCGCCGACCCGGTCGACGCGGCGCTGGGTTTGAACGTGCCGACGCGGCGAATGGAACGGTGCTGTCGGGCCGTGCTGAGTAATTCGTTCGCCTTCGGGGGCAACAACGTCAGCGTGATCTTCGGGCGGGCGGCATGA